A genomic window from Lotus japonicus ecotype B-129 chromosome 1, LjGifu_v1.2 includes:
- the LOC130733911 gene encoding protein MAINTENANCE OF MERISTEMS-like, producing MARTKQTKRVSSEELADRRAYLHASHRRGDHDTDVSTSRKRARKGAPKATTEVPAPATEVPATQVPDTEVPAPATEVPATQVPATEVPALSTPEVTATEVSPQSTPEVTAHDTVEPSTSSLDIDAVEESESESGSESGSESEIEGEDVEVEDPNMPPLQRDPPFPGGPVELSLLQHYPDHIAPWTWHTLLGTTDPRYSERGDLRLATAGTKLGLMTCEGDNYREVRLIVERSGLYPLVRCSYVETDPGLISALVERWHEETSSFHMPFGEMTVTLDDVSALLHIPVGGRFYTPGVASRYDVAETCALLLGGDADLYMAEFDKLRGPTMRFSFLRDLYPKAVAEGRYEHAARMYLMHLVGATLFADKSGGHSFSARWIGMLQDLERVSEFAWGAMALATLYDQLGQSSRSGVKQMGGYTSLLMAWVFEHFPDRLVRRYANPAYTEDQPRARRWTESRSGHARLDERRVLLDELTADDVT from the exons ATGGCGAGGACAAAGCAAACTAAGAGGGTATCGTCTGAAGAGTTGGCCGATCGTCGTGCCTATCTCCACGCTTCTCATAGGCGAGGTGATCATGATACAGATGTGTCGACTTCTCGGAAGCGGGCTAGGAAGGGGGCTCCGAAGGCGACCACTGAGGTTCCTGCCcctgctactgaggttcctgctacTCAGGTTCCTGATACTGAGGTTCCTGCCcctgctactgaggttcctgctactcaggttcctgctactgaggttcctgctcTCTCGACGCCTGAGGTTACTGCTACTGAGGTTTCTCCTCAGTCGACGCCTGAGGTTACCGCCCACGATACTGTTGAGCCTTCCACCTCTTCACTTgatattgatgcagttgaggagTCGGAGTCGGAGTCGGGGTCGGAGTCGGGGTCTGAGTCTGAGATTGAGGGTGAGGatgtagaggtagaggatccGAATATGCCGCCGCTCCAGAGAGATCCACCGTTTCCTGGTGGGCCGGTTGAGTTGTCACTTCTGCAGCATTACCCGGATCACATAGCGCCGTGGACGTGGCATACCCTACTAGGCACCACTGACCCTCGTTATTCTGAGCGAGGTGATTTGAGGCTTGCCACTGCTGGTACGAAGCTCGGGCTGATGACGTGTGAGGGGGACAATTACAGGGAGGTCCGCTTGATTGTGGAGAGGAGCGGACTGTATCCACTGGTCAGGTGCAGCTATGTAGAGACGGATCCAGGGCTTATATCGGCCCTTGTGGAGAGGTGGCACGAGGAGACTAGTAGTTTCCACATGCCATTTGGGGAGATGACTGTCACCCTTGACGACGTCTCCGCTCTTCTTCACATCCCGGTTGGTGGGAGATTCTACACTCCAGGAGTGGCCTCGAGATATGATGTGGCAGAGACCTGCGCTTTGCTGTTAGGGGGGGATGCAGATTTGTACATGGCTGAGTTTGATAAGCTTAGGGGTCCGACTATGAGGTTCAGCTTCTTGCGAGACCTTTACCCGAAAGCTGTTGCAG AGGGGCGGTACGAGCATGCAGCCAGGATGTACCTGATGCATCTTGTTGGCGCGACATTGTTCGCCGACAAGAGTGGGGGGCACTCATTCTCCGCCCGTTGGATAGGCATGCTACAGGATCTTGAGCGGGTGTCGGAGTTCGCGTGGGGCGCCATGGCCCTTGCCacgttgtacgaccagcttgGACAGTCTTCTCGCAGCGGGGTCAAACAGATGGGCGGTTACACTTCCCTGTTGATGGCCTGGGTCTTTGAGCACTTTCCAGACAGGCTCGTTCGCCGGTATGCGAACCCGGCTTACACAGAGGACCAGCCCAGAGCACGTAGGTGGACAGAGTCACGGTCGGGGCATGCTAGGCTTGACGAGAGGCGAGTACTACTTGATGAGTTGACGGCCGACGACGTCACTTAG